A region of Micropterus dolomieu isolate WLL.071019.BEF.003 ecotype Adirondacks linkage group LG01, ASM2129224v1, whole genome shotgun sequence DNA encodes the following proteins:
- the LOC123974123 gene encoding uncharacterized protein LOC123974123 isoform X2 yields the protein MLKLVLLFLTLSGLQAVPLALPRRLQRTTYRLPDGFRQGTEPSRRFLVDLNTGLVQEHITEMDRRVAFIQPSLGNGFGEMERRHWLTDKVPLDVPAQKNGGGWIRVEEPSASHIPDGFRQGTEPKMSIPDGFRQGTEPKMSIPDGFRQGTEPKMSASDGLRLVVEHVMSMSAGFSQGTEPVRKVPEGFRQGTEPSLHLPEGFRQGTEPVSKVPEGFRQGTEPSLHLPDGFRQGTEPVRKVPEGFRQGTEPSLHLPEGFRQGTEPFMSIPDVFRQGTEPILKIPEGFKQGTEPSTSGLQTKTVACKGEVINENCYEFNPTPLAFEDAQVLCRALAPNAELASITSGDLHSRLVSLVTNGGESNPVLTWLGGMVKNQQASWVDGSEWRYSDWMPGHPNIHTDKPVCVEMFKIDESWWTAVDCELKRASICSYPISA from the exons ATGTTGAAGTTAGTGCTGCTGTTCCTGACGCTGTCAG GCCTCCAGGCTGTCCCGCTTGCACTCCCTCGAAGGTTGCAGAGGACAACCTACCGGCTCCCCGATGGCTTCCGACAAGGTACCGAGCCCTCCAGGAGATTCCTTGTTGACCTCAACACCGGCCTGGTTCAGGAGCACATCACTGAGATGGACAGGAGAGTGG ctTTCATCCAGCCTTCTCTGGGAAATGGATttggagagatggagagaagacATTGGCTGACAGACAAGG TCCCTCTTGATGTTCCAGCCCAGAAGAATGGTGGCGGTTGGATACGTGTGGAGGAACCCTCTGCTTCTCATATCCCTGATG GTTTCAGACAGGGAACCGAACCCAAGATGTCCATCCCTGATGGTTTCAGACAGGGAACCGAACCCAAGATGTCCATCCCTGATGGTTTCAGACAGGGAACCGAACCCAAGATGTCTGCCTCAGATGGCCTTAGGCTAGTAGTAGAACATGTGATGTCTATGTCAGCTGGTTTTAGTCAGGGAACTGAACCTGTCCGTAAGGTCCCAGAGGGCTTTAGACAAGGAACTGAACCATCTCTTCACCTTCCAGAGGGCTTTAGACAGGGAACTGAACCTGTCAGTAAGGTCCCAGAGGGCTTTAGACAAGGAACTGAACCATCTCTTCACCTTCCAGATGGCTTTAGACAGGGAACTGAACCTGTCCGTAAGGTCCCAGAGGGCTTTAGACAAGGAACTGAACCATCTCTTCACCTTCCAGAGGGCTTTAGACAGGGAACTGAACCCTTCATGTCTATCCCAGATGTTTTCAGACAGGGCACTGAACCCATTCTTAAAATTCCAGAGGGCTTTAAACAAGGAACCGAACCCTCCACCTCCGGGCTCCAAACAAAGACCGTGGCATGTAAGGGGGAGGTCATCAATGAAAACTGCTATGAGTTCAACCCCACGCCGCTGGCCTTCGAAGATGCACAG gtcTTATGCAGAGCTCTTGCACCAAATGCTGAGCTTGCATCTATAACCAGTGGCGACCTCCATTCCCGCCTGGTTTCTCTAGTGACAAATGGTGGTGAGAGCAACCCTGTGTTGACCTGGCTAGGAGGCATGGTCAAG AATCAGCAGGCATCATGGGTAGACGGGTCAGAGTGGCGTTACAGTGACTGGATGCCAGGTCACCCCAACATTCACACTGATAAACCTGTCTGTGTGGAAATGTTCAAGATAG ATGAGAGCTGGTGGACGGCCGTCGACTGTGAACTGAAGAGAGCGTCCATCTGCTCATACCCAATCTCTGCATGA
- the LOC123974123 gene encoding uncharacterized protein LOC123974123 isoform X1, with protein MLKLVLLFLTLSGLQAVPLALPRRLQRTTYRLPDGFRQGTEPSRRFLVDLNTGLVQEHITEMDRRVAFIQPSLGNGFGEMERRHWLTDKVPLDVPAQKNGGGWIRVEEPSASHIPDGFRQGTEPKMSIPDGFRQGTEPKMSIPDGFRQGTEPKMSIPDGFRQGTEPKMSASDGLRLVVEHVMSMSAGFSQGTEPVRKVPEGFRQGTEPSLHLPEGFRQGTEPVSKVPEGFRQGTEPSLHLPDGFRQGTEPVRKVPEGFRQGTEPSLHLPEGFRQGTEPFMSIPDVFRQGTEPILKIPEGFKQGTEPSTSGLQTKTVACKGEVINENCYEFNPTPLAFEDAQVLCRALAPNAELASITSGDLHSRLVSLVTNGGESNPVLTWLGGMVKNQQASWVDGSEWRYSDWMPGHPNIHTDKPVCVEMFKIDESWWTAVDCELKRASICSYPISA; from the exons ATGTTGAAGTTAGTGCTGCTGTTCCTGACGCTGTCAG GCCTCCAGGCTGTCCCGCTTGCACTCCCTCGAAGGTTGCAGAGGACAACCTACCGGCTCCCCGATGGCTTCCGACAAGGTACCGAGCCCTCCAGGAGATTCCTTGTTGACCTCAACACCGGCCTGGTTCAGGAGCACATCACTGAGATGGACAGGAGAGTGG ctTTCATCCAGCCTTCTCTGGGAAATGGATttggagagatggagagaagacATTGGCTGACAGACAAGG TCCCTCTTGATGTTCCAGCCCAGAAGAATGGTGGCGGTTGGATACGTGTGGAGGAACCCTCTGCTTCTCATATCCCTGATGGTTTCAGACAGGGAACCGAACCCAAGATGTCCATCCCTGATGGTTTCAGACAGGGAACCGAACCCAAGATGTCCATCCCTGATGGTTTCAGACAGGGAACCGAACCCAAGATGTCCATCCCTGATGGTTTCAGACAGGGAACCGAACCCAAGATGTCTGCCTCAGATGGCCTTAGGCTAGTAGTAGAACATGTGATGTCTATGTCAGCTGGTTTTAGTCAGGGAACTGAACCTGTCCGTAAGGTCCCAGAGGGCTTTAGACAAGGAACTGAACCATCTCTTCACCTTCCAGAGGGCTTTAGACAGGGAACTGAACCTGTCAGTAAGGTCCCAGAGGGCTTTAGACAAGGAACTGAACCATCTCTTCACCTTCCAGATGGCTTTAGACAGGGAACTGAACCTGTCCGTAAGGTCCCAGAGGGCTTTAGACAAGGAACTGAACCATCTCTTCACCTTCCAGAGGGCTTTAGACAGGGAACTGAACCCTTCATGTCTATCCCAGATGTTTTCAGACAGGGCACTGAACCCATTCTTAAAATTCCAGAGGGCTTTAAACAAGGAACCGAACCCTCCACCTCCGGGCTCCAAACAAAGACCGTGGCATGTAAGGGGGAGGTCATCAATGAAAACTGCTATGAGTTCAACCCCACGCCGCTGGCCTTCGAAGATGCACAG gtcTTATGCAGAGCTCTTGCACCAAATGCTGAGCTTGCATCTATAACCAGTGGCGACCTCCATTCCCGCCTGGTTTCTCTAGTGACAAATGGTGGTGAGAGCAACCCTGTGTTGACCTGGCTAGGAGGCATGGTCAAG AATCAGCAGGCATCATGGGTAGACGGGTCAGAGTGGCGTTACAGTGACTGGATGCCAGGTCACCCCAACATTCACACTGATAAACCTGTCTGTGTGGAAATGTTCAAGATAG ATGAGAGCTGGTGGACGGCCGTCGACTGTGAACTGAAGAGAGCGTCCATCTGCTCATACCCAATCTCTGCATGA